One window of Fusobacterium polymorphum genomic DNA carries:
- a CDS encoding Dps family protein, with protein sequence MKNKENLDRYLSNLAVLVTKTHNLHWNVVGARFKAIHEYTESLYDYYFEKFDDVAESFKMKGEFPLVKVTDYLKHATVKELDAKDFTIPEVVASIKEDMELMLADARKIREVANEEDDFLVANMMEDHIEYFVKQLWFINAMAK encoded by the coding sequence ATGAAAAACAAAGAAAATCTAGACAGATATTTATCAAACTTGGCTGTGTTAGTTACAAAAACACATAATCTACATTGGAATGTAGTTGGGGCAAGATTTAAAGCTATACATGAATACACAGAATCATTATATGATTACTATTTTGAAAAATTTGATGATGTTGCAGAAAGCTTTAAAATGAAAGGTGAATTTCCTTTAGTAAAAGTTACTGATTACTTAAAACATGCAACTGTTAAAGAATTAGATGCAAAAGATTTCACAATTCCAGAAGTAGTAGCTAGTATTAAAGAAGATATGGAATTAATGTTAGCAGATGCTAGAAAAATAAGAGAAGTTGCTAATGAAGAAGATGACTTCTTAGTTGCTAATATGATGGAAGATCATATTGAATACTTTGTAAAACAATTATGGTTCATTAATGCTATGGCTAAATAA
- a CDS encoding isochorismatase family protein translates to MEALILIDVQKGFLKNSLGKRNNLQAEENMLKILDIFRKKKKKIIHIQHFSKNENGLLFKEEDRKFQIGFEPLKNEIVFQKNVNSAFIETGLEKYLKDNSIDTLFIVGISLPHCVSTTIRMASNLGFDVILIEDATVSFEITDYFTGKKLSPEDVHRYNISALNEEFCKVINTEAFLNNY, encoded by the coding sequence ATGGAGGCATTAATTTTAATTGATGTCCAAAAAGGATTTTTAAAAAACAGTTTAGGAAAAAGAAATAATCTTCAAGCAGAAGAAAATATGTTAAAAATTTTAGATATCTTTAGAAAAAAAAAGAAAAAGATTATTCATATTCAACATTTTTCAAAAAATGAAAATGGACTTTTATTTAAAGAAGAAGATAGAAAATTTCAAATTGGTTTTGAGCCATTGAAAAATGAAATAGTTTTTCAAAAAAATGTGAATAGTGCCTTTATAGAAACTGGATTAGAAAAATATTTAAAAGATAATTCAATAGATACATTATTTATAGTTGGTATATCTTTACCACATTGTGTATCTACAACTATAAGAATGGCTAGTAATTTAGGCTTTGATGTAATTTTAATAGAAGATGCTACTGTATCATTTGAAATAACAGATTATTTCACAGGAAAAAAGTTATCTCCTGAAGATGTTCATAGATATAATATTTCTGCATTGAATGAAGAATTCTGTAAAGTAATTAACACAGAAGCATTTTTAAATAACTATTAA
- a CDS encoding CoA-disulfide reductase, with product MNKKIIIVGGVAAGMSAASKAKRIDKSLDITVYEMTDAISWGACGLPYYVGDFYHNASLMVARTYEEFQKEGINVKIKHKVENIDFKNKKIFVRNLNENKVFEDNYDELVIATGASSTSPRDIKNLDVEGVYHLKTFNEGLEVKKEMMKKENENIIIIGAGYIGIEIAEAALKLGKNVRIFQHSARILNKTFDKEITDLLENHIREHEKISLHLNENPVEVRTFENKVIGLKTDKKEYAANLIIVATGVKPNTEFLKDTGIELFTNGAIVINRFGETNIPNVYAAGDCATVYHSVLEKNVYIALATTANKLGRLIGENLTGANKAFIGTLGSAGIKVLEFEAARTGITEQEAKDNNINYKTVFVDGEDHSAYYPGGEDVYIKLIYNTDTKILLGAQVAGKRGAALRADSLAVAIQNKMTVQELANMDFLYAPPFATTWDIMNVAGNVAK from the coding sequence ATGAATAAAAAAATTATAATTGTAGGAGGAGTTGCAGCAGGTATGAGTGCAGCTTCAAAAGCAAAAAGAATAGATAAAAGTTTAGATATAACAGTTTATGAAATGACAGATGCAATATCTTGGGGAGCTTGTGGGCTACCATATTATGTTGGAGATTTTTATCACAATGCTTCTTTAATGGTTGCAAGAACTTATGAAGAATTTCAAAAAGAAGGTATAAATGTAAAAATTAAACATAAGGTTGAAAATATAGATTTCAAAAATAAAAAAATTTTTGTTAGAAACTTAAATGAAAATAAAGTTTTTGAAGATAACTATGATGAATTAGTTATAGCAACTGGAGCAAGTTCAACAAGCCCAAGGGATATTAAAAACTTAGATGTTGAGGGAGTATATCATTTAAAAACTTTTAATGAAGGTTTAGAAGTAAAAAAAGAAATGATGAAAAAAGAAAATGAGAATATAATTATTATTGGAGCTGGGTATATTGGAATTGAAATAGCAGAAGCTGCTTTAAAACTTGGAAAAAATGTAAGAATTTTTCAACACTCAGCTAGAATTTTAAATAAAACTTTTGATAAAGAAATTACAGATTTACTAGAAAATCATATAAGAGAACATGAAAAAATTTCTTTACACTTAAATGAAAATCCAGTTGAAGTGAGAACTTTTGAAAATAAAGTTATAGGTTTAAAAACAGATAAAAAAGAATATGCAGCAAATTTAATAATTGTTGCAACAGGAGTTAAACCTAATACAGAATTTTTAAAAGATACAGGTATTGAATTATTTACAAATGGTGCTATTGTGATAAATAGATTTGGAGAAACTAACATTCCTAATGTGTATGCAGCAGGAGATTGTGCAACAGTTTATCATTCAGTTTTAGAAAAAAATGTATATATAGCTCTTGCAACAACAGCTAATAAATTAGGTAGACTTATTGGAGAAAATTTAACTGGTGCTAATAAAGCGTTTATTGGAACATTAGGTTCAGCAGGAATAAAAGTATTAGAATTTGAAGCAGCAAGAACAGGAATAACAGAGCAAGAAGCTAAAGATAATAATATAAATTATAAGACTGTTTTTGTTGATGGAGAGGATCATTCAGCATATTATCCTGGTGGAGAAGATGTATATATAAAACTTATTTATAATACAGATACAAAAATTTTATTAGGTGCACAAGTTGCAGGAAAAAGAGGAGCAGCACTAAGAGCTGATTCATTAGCAGTTGCTATACAAAATAAAATGACAGTTCAAGAATTAGCAAACATGGATTTCTTATATGCACCTCCATTTGCAACAACTTGGGATATTATGAATGTGGCAGGTAATGTAGCAAAATAA
- a CDS encoding esterase/lipase family protein — MNYRIALVHGFFRNYKDMEDLENNLMNMGYTVDNLNFPLTFPPIERAIDILKEYLLSLKEKGINKQNEIVLIGFGFGGVLIRETLKLEEVKGIVDKIILLSSPINDSTLHRRLKRTFPFMDLIFKPLAIYAKTRRDRRRFDKNIEVGLIIGRESSGFFGKWLGEYNDGYIEMKDVNFPDAKDKILIPITHNELNKRIGTARYINNFIAKGKFRLE, encoded by the coding sequence ATGAACTATAGAATAGCACTTGTTCATGGGTTTTTTAGAAATTATAAAGATATGGAAGACTTAGAAAATAATTTGATGAATATGGGATATACTGTTGATAATCTAAATTTTCCTTTAACTTTTCCTCCTATTGAAAGAGCAATAGATATTTTAAAAGAATATTTATTATCTTTAAAAGAAAAAGGAATCAATAAACAAAATGAAATTGTGTTAATAGGTTTCGGTTTTGGAGGAGTTCTAATAAGAGAAACTTTAAAATTAGAAGAAGTAAAGGGAATTGTTGATAAAATTATCTTACTTTCATCACCAATAAATGATTCTACATTACATAGAAGATTAAAGAGAACTTTTCCTTTTATGGATTTAATTTTTAAACCATTGGCAATCTATGCAAAAACTAGAAGAGATAGAAGAAGATTTGATAAAAATATAGAAGTTGGTTTAATAATAGGTAGAGAAAGCTCTGGATTTTTTGGAAAATGGTTAGGGGAATATAATGATGGTTATATTGAAATGAAGGATGTAAATTTTCCAGATGCTAAAGACAAGATTTTAATTCCTATCACTCATAATGAGTTGAATAAAAGAATAGGAACAGCTAGATACATAAATAATTTTATTGCTAAGGGGAAATTTAGATTAGAATAA
- a CDS encoding ABC transporter ATP-binding protein produces MLKKFISYYKPHKKMFFLDLLAAFFISVCDLFYPILTRSILYDFIPNRKLKVIFLFLVILFFIYVIKMLLNYFVGFYGHVVGVKIQADMRRDLFKHIQNMPISYFDKNQTGDIMSRIINDLVDISELAHHGPEDVFISGVLVIGSFIYLINLNAILTCIVFFFIPILALLTIVLRNRMMRAFAETRTTVGAINANLSNAISGIRVSKSFNNSKYEYNKFESGNIKYIIARKAAYLWLAVFQGGIYYIIDMLYLVMLLSGTLFTYYDKISVIDFVTYMLFVNLLITPVKRLINSVEQFQNGMSGFRRFFEIINIPEEEEGKLEVGKLKGDIAFDNVTFRYEKNENVFDNFSLKIKAGTSVALVGESGVGKSTICHLIPRFYEVLAGKITIDNIDIREMSLSSLRKNIGIVSQDVFLFTGTIKENIAYGKLDATDEEIYRAAKYANIHDYVMTLENGYDTQVGERGIRLSGGQKQRISIARVFLANPPILILDEATSALDSITERNIQKSLDELSEGRTTLVVAHRLTTIRKADVIIVITKDGIAEMGNHEELINMKGIYYKLNQV; encoded by the coding sequence ATGCTAAAAAAATTCATTTCATACTATAAACCACATAAAAAAATGTTTTTTTTAGATTTATTAGCTGCATTTTTTATTTCAGTATGTGATTTATTTTATCCAATACTTACTCGTTCAATATTATATGATTTTATTCCAAATAGAAAATTAAAAGTAATATTTCTATTTTTAGTTATTTTATTTTTTATTTATGTAATAAAAATGTTGCTTAATTATTTTGTTGGTTTTTATGGGCATGTTGTTGGTGTTAAAATACAAGCTGATATGAGAAGAGATTTATTTAAGCATATCCAAAATATGCCTATATCTTATTTTGATAAAAATCAAACTGGGGATATTATGTCAAGAATTATAAATGACTTAGTTGATATTTCTGAACTTGCTCACCATGGTCCGGAAGATGTATTTATATCAGGAGTTTTAGTTATAGGTTCCTTCATATATTTAATAAACTTAAATGCTATATTAACTTGTATAGTTTTCTTCTTTATACCAATTTTAGCACTACTTACAATTGTACTGAGAAATAGAATGATGAGAGCTTTTGCTGAAACAAGAACTACTGTTGGAGCTATAAATGCAAACTTATCTAATGCTATATCAGGTATTCGTGTATCAAAATCTTTTAATAATAGTAAATATGAATATAATAAATTTGAGTCAGGAAATATTAAATATATCATTGCTCGTAAAGCTGCATATTTATGGTTAGCAGTTTTTCAAGGTGGAATTTATTACATCATAGATATGTTATATCTTGTTATGTTATTAAGTGGTACTCTATTTACTTACTATGACAAAATAAGTGTAATTGACTTTGTAACATATATGTTATTTGTAAATTTACTTATTACTCCCGTAAAAAGATTAATAAATTCTGTGGAACAATTTCAAAATGGAATGAGTGGTTTTAGAAGATTTTTTGAAATAATAAATATTCCTGAGGAAGAAGAAGGTAAACTTGAAGTAGGTAAATTAAAAGGAGATATAGCTTTTGATAATGTAACTTTTAGATATGAGAAAAATGAAAATGTTTTTGATAATTTTTCTTTAAAAATAAAAGCTGGAACAAGTGTAGCACTGGTTGGAGAATCTGGTGTTGGAAAAAGTACTATCTGCCATTTAATACCTCGGTTTTATGAAGTTTTAGCTGGAAAAATTACAATAGATAACATTGATATAAGGGAAATGTCACTTTCTTCACTTAGAAAAAATATTGGAATTGTCAGTCAAGATGTATTTTTATTTACAGGTACAATAAAAGAAAATATTGCTTATGGAAAATTAGATGCTACTGATGAGGAAATTTATAGAGCTGCAAAATATGCTAATATTCATGATTATGTAATGACTTTAGAAAATGGTTATGACACACAAGTTGGAGAAAGAGGAATTCGTTTATCAGGAGGACAAAAGCAAAGAATTTCTATTGCTAGAGTATTTTTAGCTAATCCACCTATTTTAATTTTAGATGAGGCTACAAGTGCATTGGATAGTATAACAGAAAGAAATATTCAAAAATCTCTTGATGAACTTAGTGAAGGAAGAACTACTTTAGTTGTTGCTCATAGATTAACAACAATAAGAAAGGCTGATGTCATAATAGTAATTACAAAAGATGGTATTGCTGAAATGGGTAATCACGAAGAATTAATAAATATGAAAGGTATTTATTATAAATTAAATCAAGTATAA
- a CDS encoding tyrosine-type recombinase/integrase, which produces MTEKINIEKSIKNFIFYLEFEENKKNNTVISIRKDLNNFLEYLNKKKLVTLDKLDELVIKEYLTELKAADLSNSTYNRRLSSIKKFYKYLINNNLKEKGKEILIEGIKSDEKKLEYLNPDEINLLREEMKEESFNVLRDRLMFELLYSSGMTVAELLSLGELNFNLEKREVYLLKNKISKVLYFSQTCKEVYLKFLVAKKEKFKEEDNSNIIFVNNSNMRLTDRSIRRLINKYSEKANLQKEVSPYTLRHSFCLYMLKNGMPKEYLAKLLDLKSIGLLDIYEDLCKKEIL; this is translated from the coding sequence ATGACTGAGAAAATAAATATTGAAAAATCTATAAAAAATTTTATATTCTATTTAGAATTTGAAGAAAATAAAAAAAATAATACAGTCATTTCTATAAGAAAAGACCTAAATAACTTTTTGGAATATCTTAATAAAAAAAAGCTTGTTACTCTTGATAAATTAGATGAGTTAGTAATTAAAGAATATTTAACTGAATTGAAAGCTGCTGATTTATCAAATTCTACATATAATAGAAGACTTTCATCTATAAAGAAATTTTACAAATACCTTATAAATAATAATTTGAAAGAAAAAGGAAAAGAGATTTTAATAGAAGGTATAAAGAGTGATGAAAAAAAGCTTGAATATCTAAATCCTGATGAAATTAATCTTTTAAGAGAAGAAATGAAGGAAGAAAGTTTTAATGTACTTAGAGATAGACTTATGTTTGAGCTTCTATATTCAAGTGGAATGACTGTAGCAGAACTACTTTCATTAGGAGAATTAAATTTTAATTTAGAAAAAAGAGAAGTTTATCTTTTAAAAAATAAAATTTCAAAAGTTTTGTATTTTAGTCAAACTTGTAAAGAAGTATATTTGAAATTCCTTGTTGCAAAAAAAGAAAAATTTAAGGAAGAAGATAATTCAAATATTATCTTTGTAAATAACTCTAATATGAGGTTAACAGATCGTTCTATCAGAAGATTAATAAATAAATATTCAGAGAAAGCTAATTTACAAAAAGAGGTTAGCCCTTACACTCTTAGACATTCTTTTTGTTTATATATGTTAAAGAATGGTATGCCTAAAGAGTATTTAGCAAAACTTTTAGACTTAAAAAGTATTGGACTATTGGATATATATGAAGATTTATGTAAAAAGGAGATTTTATGA
- a CDS encoding glutaredoxin domain-containing protein — protein MPKMYGSMLCPDCVEAKEYFEKINYKYDFVNITESMANLKEFLHLRDTRKEFEEVKSLKYVGIPAILTDDNKIILGDDVFKIK, from the coding sequence ATGCCAAAAATGTATGGTTCTATGCTTTGTCCAGATTGTGTTGAGGCAAAGGAATATTTTGAAAAAATTAATTATAAGTATGATTTTGTAAATATCACAGAAAGTATGGCTAATTTAAAGGAATTCCTACATCTTAGAGATACAAGAAAAGAGTTTGAAGAAGTAAAATCTTTAAAATATGTGGGAATACCAGCTATTTTAACAGATGATAATAAAATTATTCTTGGTGATGATGTTTTTAAAATTAAATAA
- a CDS encoding toxin-antitoxin system YwqK family antitoxin, producing MNNQYNKDGKKEGLWVKIYDNGVVQEERNYVNGVREGVYKSYYMNGEIEIIKNYKNGNLHGKYQTFYSDGKLNSEYNLVDGRKVGEYKEFYPNGILKRETVYVNDGTTSKNIKYFPNGKIKLEVNFVDGHMEGPYKEYHSNEKLFKECSYNKKGKLEGKYKEYDVEGNLLKETTYENGVEI from the coding sequence ATGAATAACCAATATAACAAAGATGGAAAAAAAGAGGGTTTATGGGTAAAGATTTACGATAATGGTGTTGTACAAGAAGAAAGAAATTATGTTAATGGTGTAAGAGAAGGAGTTTATAAATCTTACTATATGAATGGAGAAATAGAAATTATAAAAAATTATAAAAATGGTAATCTTCATGGAAAATATCAAACATTTTATAGTGATGGAAAATTAAATTCTGAATATAACCTTGTTGATGGAAGAAAAGTTGGAGAATATAAAGAATTCTATCCTAATGGAATTTTAAAAAGAGAAACAGTATATGTAAATGATGGAACAACTTCTAAAAATATAAAATATTTCCCTAATGGAAAAATCAAACTTGAAGTTAATTTTGTAGACGGACATATGGAAGGTCCTTATAAGGAATATCACTCAAATGAAAAATTATTTAAAGAATGTTCTTATAATAAAAAAGGAAAATTAGAAGGTAAATATAAAGAATATGATGTTGAAGGAAATCTTTTAAAAGAAACAACTTATGAAAATGGAGTTGAAATATAA
- the ftsY gene encoding signal recognition particle-docking protein FtsY, which translates to MGLFDKLFGKKDKEEIKEQVNKEKEDIGKEANEVELEEEKEEIQKVNISQRLTKSKEGFFSKLKNIFTSKSKVDDSIYEELEDLLLQSDVGLSMTTNLINQLEKEVKANKVDNTDEVYEILKRLMSEFLLSQDSKIYLKDNKINVILIVGVNGVGKTTTIGKLALKYKKLGKKVLLGAGDTFRAAAVEQLEEWAKRADVDIVKGREGADPASVVYDTLSRAEATKADVVIIDTAGRLHNKANLMRELEKINNIIKKKIGEQEYESLLVIDGTTGQNGLNQAKEFNSVTDLTGFIVTKLDGTAKGGIVFSVSEELKKPIKFIGLGEKIGDLIEFNAKDFVEAIFN; encoded by the coding sequence ATGGGGTTATTTGATAAACTTTTTGGAAAAAAGGATAAAGAAGAAATAAAAGAACAAGTTAATAAAGAGAAAGAAGATATTGGGAAAGAAGCAAATGAAGTAGAACTTGAAGAAGAAAAAGAAGAAATTCAAAAAGTTAATATTTCTCAAAGACTTACTAAAAGTAAAGAAGGATTCTTTTCTAAATTAAAGAATATATTTACTTCTAAAAGTAAAGTTGATGATTCTATTTATGAAGAATTAGAAGATTTATTATTACAATCTGATGTTGGACTTAGTATGACAACAAATTTAATTAATCAATTAGAAAAAGAAGTTAAGGCTAATAAAGTTGATAATACTGACGAAGTTTATGAAATTTTAAAAAGATTAATGTCTGAATTTTTATTATCACAAGATAGCAAAATTTACTTAAAAGACAATAAGATTAATGTAATTTTAATTGTTGGTGTAAATGGAGTTGGTAAAACTACAACTATTGGTAAACTTGCACTAAAATATAAGAAACTTGGAAAAAAAGTTCTTTTAGGTGCTGGAGATACATTTAGAGCAGCAGCAGTTGAACAACTTGAAGAATGGGCAAAAAGAGCTGATGTTGATATTGTAAAAGGAAGAGAAGGAGCTGATCCAGCTTCTGTTGTATATGATACTTTAAGCAGAGCTGAAGCAACAAAAGCTGATGTAGTAATAATTGATACTGCTGGAAGATTACATAATAAAGCAAACCTTATGAGAGAACTTGAAAAAATTAATAATATCATTAAGAAAAAAATTGGAGAACAAGAATATGAATCTCTACTTGTAATTGATGGTACAACAGGTCAAAATGGACTTAATCAAGCAAAAGAATTTAATTCAGTTACTGATTTAACAGGTTTCATAGTTACCAAACTTGATGGAACAGCAAAAGGTGGAATTGTTTTTTCTGTTTCAGAAGAATTAAAAAAACCAATTAAATTTATAGGACTAGGAGAAAAAATTGGTGATTTAATTGAATTTAATGCAAAAGATTTTGTTGAAGCAATATTTAATTAG
- a CDS encoding lysine exporter LysO family protein produces the protein MIIVSCAVIVGILLGYFTKSYINFDISLLIQFGLYLLLFFIGIDIGKNDNILNDLKKLNKKVLFLPFITIISSLAGGAVASILLSLSVGESVAISAGMGWYSFSAIELSKVSVELGGIAFLSNIFRELLAIFLIPVIAKKIGSFESVSVAGATAMDSVLPIINRSNPAEISIISFYSGLIISIIVPILIPILVNIFSL, from the coding sequence ATGATAATAGTTTCTTGTGCAGTAATTGTTGGAATACTTTTGGGATATTTTACAAAATCATATATTAATTTTGATATTTCTCTACTTATACAATTTGGCTTATATCTATTATTATTTTTTATTGGAATAGATATTGGAAAAAATGATAACATTTTAAATGATTTAAAAAAATTAAATAAAAAAGTTTTATTTCTGCCATTTATAACTATTATTTCATCATTGGCAGGAGGAGCTGTTGCTTCAATATTGTTGTCTCTTTCAGTGGGAGAATCAGTTGCTATAAGTGCTGGTATGGGTTGGTATTCTTTTTCTGCTATTGAACTTTCAAAAGTAAGTGTAGAATTAGGAGGAATAGCTTTTTTATCTAATATATTTAGAGAACTGTTAGCCATATTTTTAATACCTGTTATTGCTAAAAAAATTGGTTCATTTGAATCTGTTTCAGTTGCAGGAGCAACTGCTATGGACTCAGTATTACCAATCATTAATAGAAGTAATCCTGCTGAAATATCTATAATTTCATTTTATAGTGGACTTATAATCTCAATTATAGTACCAATTTTAATTCCAATTTTAGTAAATATTTTTTCATTATAG
- the yqeH gene encoding ribosome biogenesis GTPase YqeH, with protein sequence MTKKCVGCGVELQNTDKNLQGYTPKPINTKEDMYCQRCFQLKHYGKYSVNKMTREDYKQEVGKLLDDVKLVIAVFDIIDFEGSFDVEILDILREKDSIVIVNKLDLIPDEKHPSEVANWVKDRLAEESIAPLDIAIVSTKNGYGVNGVFRKIKHFYPEGVNAMVIGVTNVGKSSVINRLLGKKIATVSKYPGTTIKNTLNMIPFTNIGLYDTPGLIPEGRASDLVCDNCAQKIIPASEISRKTFKAKHNRMIMIGNLVKFKILNDDEIKPIFSIYAAKDVQFHETTIEKSKELEAGDFFSIPCDCCKEEYNKYKKVNKTLTINTGEELVFKGLAWVSVKRGPLNIQITLPEEIEISIRKAFINPRR encoded by the coding sequence ATGACGAAAAAATGTGTAGGTTGTGGTGTGGAGTTACAAAACACTGATAAAAATTTACAAGGATATACTCCTAAACCTATTAATACTAAGGAAGATATGTATTGTCAAAGATGTTTTCAATTAAAGCATTATGGAAAATATTCTGTAAATAAAATGACAAGAGAAGATTATAAACAAGAAGTTGGAAAACTTCTTGATGATGTTAAACTTGTTATTGCAGTATTTGACATCATAGACTTTGAAGGTTCATTTGATGTTGAAATTTTAGATATTTTAAGAGAAAAAGATTCAATAGTTATAGTTAATAAATTAGATTTAATTCCTGATGAAAAACACCCATCAGAAGTTGCTAACTGGGTAAAAGATAGACTTGCTGAAGAAAGTATAGCACCTCTTGATATAGCAATAGTCAGCACAAAAAATGGTTATGGAGTAAATGGAGTTTTTAGAAAAATCAAACATTTTTATCCAGAAGGTGTAAATGCTATGGTTATTGGTGTTACTAATGTTGGAAAATCTAGTGTTATAAACAGACTTTTAGGTAAAAAAATTGCAACAGTTTCAAAATATCCAGGAACAACAATAAAAAATACTTTAAATATGATCCCATTTACTAATATTGGTTTATATGATACTCCTGGTTTAATTCCAGAAGGTAGAGCTTCTGATTTAGTTTGTGATAATTGTGCTCAAAAGATTATCCCTGCTAGTGAAATTTCAAGAAAAACATTTAAAGCAAAACACAATAGAATGATAATGATAGGAAACTTAGTTAAATTTAAAATTTTAAATGATGATGAAATTAAACCTATATTTTCTATTTATGCTGCAAAAGATGTACAGTTTCATGAAACTACAATAGAAAAATCTAAGGAATTAGAAGCTGGAGACTTCTTTAGTATACCTTGTGACTGTTGTAAAGAAGAATATAATAAATATAAAAAAGTAAATAAAACTTTAACAATTAATACAGGAGAGGAGCTAGTATTTAAAGGTTTAGCATGGGTATCAGTTAAAAGAGGACCATTAAATATTCAAATCACTTTACCAGAAGAAATTGAAATATCTATTAGAAAAGCCTTTATAAATCCTAGAAGATAG
- a CDS encoding DJ-1 family glyoxalase III: MKTYVFLADGFEPLEVFAPVDVLKRCGAEVIMVSTGKDLFVASSGSQKNIIKADVMLSDIDYKAADLVIIPGGYPGYVNLRENKEVVDIVKYFLDNDKYVASICGGPTIFSYNNLANGTKLTAHSAVREEIEKNHIYVDVPTHIDGKIITGIGAGQAINFAFKIAEQFFDKEKIEEVKKGMEII; encoded by the coding sequence ATGAAAACTTATGTTTTTTTAGCAGATGGATTTGAGCCTTTGGAAGTTTTTGCACCTGTTGATGTTTTAAAAAGATGTGGAGCAGAAGTTATAATGGTATCAACTGGAAAAGATTTATTTGTTGCTAGTTCAGGTTCACAAAAAAATATTATTAAAGCTGATGTTATGTTATCAGATATTGATTATAAGGCAGCTGATTTAGTTATAATACCTGGTGGTTATCCTGGATATGTTAATTTAAGAGAAAATAAAGAAGTTGTTGATATAGTTAAATATTTTTTAGATAATGATAAATATGTTGCTTCTATATGTGGAGGACCAACAATTTTTTCATATAATAACCTAGCAAATGGTACAAAATTAACTGCTCATTCAGCAGTTAGAGAAGAAATAGAAAAAAATCATATTTATGTGGATGTTCCTACCCATATAGATGGAAAAATTATTACAGGAATTGGGGCAGGACAAGCTATAAATTTTGCCTTTAAAATTGCTGAACAATTTTTTGATAAAGAAAAAATTGAAGAAGTAAAAAAAGGAATGGAAATAATTTAA